TGGCGTGAGAATCACCGGGAAGACTGGACCACACCATATCCCGAAGGTGAGAGTATTAAGGATATGTGCGAGCGTGTCTGGAATGGACTTGAAGAGCTAATACAAACCATCAGTACTCATGAAAAAGTTGCAGTCGTGGCCCACCAGGCAGTTATTGCCGCAATATCTTACTGGGCAAAACAGGGGAGAGCTAAAACTTCTGGCAGAGAGGTCCTAGACTATATTCACACAAAACACTATCCCAACGCCTCTGCTTTTTCAATTTCCAAAAAAGCTGGTAAATACAAAATTCAAAATACGCTAGATAAATTTACCAGTGTTAACTCCTCAGTTGATAGTGTCCGCTTCTATACCAATCATATCTTCCATAAGAAAGTAGAGGACATAACAAATGTATCTACCGTATCTAGTAATAATGTCTATCAGTTAGATGGAGAGTCCTCAGCTGTAATAAAGATATTATCTGATCAAGAGTCGCTCACAGCAAGTAGGCTTATAAGACTATATAGCTATCTTGAAAAAAACAGCACCATCTCTGCACCTAAGATTCTTCATCAAGATCTATCAGGTTGCTTCTTCGGGCATGATGTAATTATTCAGGACTATGCTAATGGTAAAGATCAAAGCGCTTGTATTAAGAGCAAGCATAGTTCAAAACAACTCCTTCAAGACATATATACTAATATAACTAAACTTCACCAACTACCCTTAGAGCAAGTGCAGGATTTCTGGTATCCAGATGACTGGGAAGAAAAAGCTCACCCCAACTGGAAGTTATATATGCAAACGGAGATTAACCACACCATAACTTCACTATATAAAACAAATCTACCTATGAAATCTCTAGCTTACACTCTTAGGAATCTTAGCAAACTAGAAGAATACATAAATAGTGATAAATACGCTCTGGTTCCGCTCCATGGAGACCTAGTGCCCAAAAACATAATTGTGGATCACAATGGTGACTGTGAATTTATCCGTCTTGTAGACTTTGAAAGGGCTCGTATTGGAGATGCCCTCTGGGACTTAGTATATTACTATGGACATCTTCAGAGGTTAGATCTCAAGCTACAAGATGCATGGCAGGACTGTTTCTGGGGGAGTCTCTCAAAGGAACGTAAAGAAATCTTTGAGTTATTTCTTACTCTCTTCCATGCCTGGAGTGTGCGGGATATGGAAGAATATAAGGATGACACTAAACGAGGTAACCTAGGTTGCAAGTCTCTTAATATACTAAAACAGCTAGTATAGCTCTTATTTGACAACCAATTAATGTGTATTACAATATGCATTACTATGAGTGAGTATGAAATGAGGGAGGGAGATATCCTATTTACAGGTCTAGATACTGACGAAAGCGTCAGAGAAGCCGTTCCATATCTATACACTCTTACCCAGGAAGTTATACAAAATCAAAGAACCATAACTGCTGGAGAATCACGGCTTTCATCGAGTGAAAAAGTTACAGCTGAAGACGTTGAATATGCACTCGATATTACGCTATCTTTTCGAAGTTCTGAAAATTCAGCAACTGAAGCTAATTATGCTGGAATCGTCAATGCTACTAACTTTATTCTCTTTAATGAATACTATAATCCTGAACAAAAAAATCCTTATGATCCTGGGTCTGGATTGAAGGATGTATTTGAGGAAGAAGCTAGTCTAGAAGCTCAAAAAGTTGCAAAAGAATTATGGGCATACGAACAACGGGAGATTTTAAAGGAAAAGATAGAGCAACTCGTAGTTGGTTCAAAGGTTGAGCTAGGTGTCAGGGGTGGACTGGCAGCAGGGAAGACTACTTTTTTAGACACCATTGCAGCTAGTCTGAATCTTGCCGCTATCAATGGGGGACCACGAGGTAGCGAGCCTGAAGATGTTGAAGTCTGGTATCCAGATATAGAGACTCATAATCATTATAGATATAACAGAGCTAGCACTAGGGGAGAAGAAGCAACTCTCGGGAATGAACAGGTACAGCTATTTGCTAAAACTCCCAAAGGGTTAAGAAATGTGACGGTTCATAGCACCGGTGGGCATATTCGCGCAGATGATCTGCGAGGGGAAGAGCCTCAAGCTTGGGCATATTTTTTGGATTATGAATTAATGTCTCAGGTGTCTGAGCTAGGACAACAAGTAGATCTTGAGCAGGTATTATGTAACTGCGAGACCTTACGGGAAACAGCTTTAAGCTTGGTAGATAAATATAATGCACAGCATGCTGGAACTGCACCAACTGTAGGCGTGCTCAGCAAACTTCCAGTTGGAGTAGAGGTTATGGAAGTTTTGGATATGGTTAATCGTGCTTATAGGAAAATTTTAGAGATTGCCGAGACCATAGACACAACACATGACTGGGAGCTACTAGAACATAATTTTGTATTACCAGATTCAGTAGACATATATAAACTGACAGACGAATGGCTACCTATTCGTAACGATCACCCAAGCTACACTGGGAGTATGGAAGTTCTTAACAGGCTCATGGAGCTCGGTCTTAAACAGAAACCAGAAAGCGAAAACCTAGTTAAGCCAGTAAGATTTGGAGAAGGAGACGACGAAGCAACTGTGCATTATTTAGAAGTCTTACAGGATAACTCGTAACCAGATTATTGTATAGTACAATAAGAAACATGGATAAAATTACATTTGAAGATTTTGCAAAACTAGATATACGCATAGGCACCATTGTTGAGGCAGAGGCGGTTGAAGGAGCAGACAAAATACTAAAGCTGGTAGTGGATCTTGGAGATGAAAAACGAACTATTGCCGCAGGTATTGCAGAATTTTATACTCCCGAGGAGTTAATAGGAAAGCAAGTTCCAGTTCTAACAAACCTTGAACCAAGAACATTCAGGGGAGTAGAAAGCCAAGGAATGATTCTAGCAGCTGGTGATAAGGAACCTATATTACTTCATCCTGATAAAGTGATTGCCAACGGCACCAAGCTCCGCTAATATATAAAGATCCGATCTTTATATGTTAAAACTTTATCGTACTTACTAGCTGAATCCGCAGCAAGTCCAATATAACAACTAGTACAGTTAGGCTGATCACCTAATATACAAAGATCGCCACCATTTCAGAATATTTCATATTTTGTATTATAGTATGAAAATGCCTGCTAGCAATGCGCTGGACGGGAGATTGCCATAAACCTCAATTTGTGTTAACATTCCCACATGAATGAGTACGAATTAACGTTTGTTTTGGATCCAGTATTAAAGAAAAATGATAAGGATGAAATTCAAAGCAAAATTGAAGATTGGATTAAGTCACTTAAAGGGAAAATAACAAAGTTTGAAGATATGGGTATTCGCGAGCTTGCTTATGAGATAAATAAGAACAAACAGGCACTGTACATGTTTTTTACTATCACAGGTGAGGCAAACTTTGATAAAATAATCCAGAATAGGGTTAAAGAAGATAAGCGCATCTGGCGTTATCTATTAGTTAAAAAAATAAACAAAATTAAATAATATGGCATCATACTCAGTAAACAAAGTTATTCTCATAGGAAATCTTACACGTGATCCAGAGCTTAGATACACAGCTAAAGGCATACCTGTATGTTCATTTAGCATTGCCACAAGTAGAAATTGGACAACGCCCGATGGAGAAAGCCGTGAAGATACCGAGTTTCATAACGTAGTTGCCTGGGCTAAGCTGGCAGAAATCTGTGGTAATTTACTCCACAAGGGAAGAAAAGTTTATGCTAGTGGCAGACTTCAAACTAGAGATTGGCAACCAGAGGATGGTGTTAAGCGCTACAAGACAGAAATAGTTATTGATGAAATGATTGCCCTCGGAGCAAATACTGGCGGCCAGACAACTGAAGGTGGTAAGCCAGAAGAGTCGAAACCAGAAAAACCTTCTCCTGATAAAGATGAGGAAAAGGAACAAAAAAATAAAACAGAAGAAAATTCTAAACCGGGGAATGAAGTTATAAATCCCGACGATATACCTTTTTAGAATATGGCAAAAAAAAATAAAAAAGATACCAAAAGACGGCACGAAAAACCAGACTTTCCAAAGTTTAAGCTTGAGATGCCAGATTACAAAAAACCCGACTTTTTACGCAAGTTTATGACACAGCGAGGTAAGATCGTACCCGCAAGCCGTAGTAACGTTAGCGCAACTTTTCAGCGAAAACTCCGCCAAGAAATAATCAGAGCTAGACACCTAGGATACCTGCCATTTGTAGATAAATAATCAATAACTGATGCCCCAGTTAACAATCTCCATCTTGCCCGAACACATCCTTAAGGTCAAATTAGGAGATAAGCTTGAAGCTGGTGATATTATTGCAGAGGCGCAAATTTCAAAAAGTGCCAAGCTAAATATCTCCGAACTTTTGCATATTAAGCCAGACAAATTAGCTAATCACTTACTTGTTAAGGAAGGAAATGCAGTGCGGGCAGGTCAGCTAATTGCTCAAAAAAAGGGAGTATTTTCATCTACGACAATTAAGTCACCAGTATCTGGAGCTATTTCTCTTTCAAGTGAGTTAGGCTCTATCTTAATCCAACCACAAGACAAGTTATCTTCAACCATTTGTCCATGTACAGCAATTGTTGAAGAAGCTGATTCATCGAGTGTTATAATTAATTCTGACAAGTTAGTTATTGCTGGTAGTTTGGGAGCTGGTAGCGCGCTGGGCGAACTTAGAGAGCTAGGACCAGACGTAGATTTCTACGATGTAGACGATAAGTTTAGAGGAAAAATAGTCGTTACTACAAATCTTAAATCCGCTGTTTTGGCCAAAATGAAGGCATTGGGTGTGCAAGGTGTTATTGTGGATACAAGTATTAACAGCTCAGCCCTGCCTTTTGTTGTTGTTAACAAGATTAGCGACCTGACAGACTACATAGGCCAACAAGCCAAACTATATAATGAAGGTAATAACAACTATATATTAATAACATAATGGATAATAAAACAGCACTTCGCGGAATTCGTAACTTTGCAATGATCCTCACACTAATGGTAGTTTCTGCAACTGTGGGTTATGACATCGGACGCAGGAAAATTGGCGTATCAATAGCTCCTAGAAAAGCTCCTTTCATAATGATAGAGAATAAATATCCTCCCGAAAAACTGGATATTAGCTTCAATCTTTTTTGGGATGTCTGGGAAAGAATCAATCAGCAATATATTGATCGAGATGAAATAAATAAGCAGAACCTAGTTTATGGAGCTATTAAAGGCATGGTTTCAGCAGTAGGGGATCCTTACACCGTTTTTCTTCCACCAGACGATCAGCAGCGCTCCAAAGAGGATCTTGCCGGGAGTTTTGAGGGTATTGGTGCCCAACTAGGAATGAAAGAAGGACACATTATGGTCGTGGCTCCTCTAAAAGGCATGCCCGCTGAAAAGGCTGGTCTACTTTCGGGTGACTATATTATTGAAGTTGAAGCAGAGGATACAACAGGTTGGACGCTGCCCGAAGCAGTCAATAAGATTCGCGGAGAGGGTGGAACAATAGTAACTTTGACCATTGTTCGTGAGGGTGAAAATGAGTCTCTTAAAATTCCAATTACCCGTGGGACAATTAATGTTCCTTCGATTGAAACCCGGCTAATTACCGCAGACTGCTCGAGCTCAAAATCAAATGGGGGAGACTTCTGCGAAACAAAGACTGTAGAAGACTGTACAAACTGCGCGCAAATAGCCATACTCCAAC
This Candidatus Roizmanbacteria bacterium CG_4_9_14_0_2_um_filter_38_17 DNA region includes the following protein-coding sequences:
- the metG gene encoding methionine--tRNA ligase subunit beta codes for the protein MDKITFEDFAKLDIRIGTIVEAEAVEGADKILKLVVDLGDEKRTIAAGIAEFYTPEELIGKQVPVLTNLEPRTFRGVESQGMILAAGDKEPILLHPDKVIANGTKLR
- the rpsF gene encoding 30S ribosomal protein S6; translated protein: MNEYELTFVLDPVLKKNDKDEIQSKIEDWIKSLKGKITKFEDMGIRELAYEINKNKQALYMFFTITGEANFDKIIQNRVKEDKRIWRYLLVKKINKIK
- a CDS encoding single-stranded DNA-binding protein, whose product is MASYSVNKVILIGNLTRDPELRYTAKGIPVCSFSIATSRNWTTPDGESREDTEFHNVVAWAKLAEICGNLLHKGRKVYASGRLQTRDWQPEDGVKRYKTEIVIDEMIALGANTGGQTTEGGKPEESKPEKPSPDKDEEKEQKNKTEENSKPGNEVINPDDIPF
- the rpsR gene encoding 30S ribosomal protein S18, with amino-acid sequence MAKKNKKDTKRRHEKPDFPKFKLEMPDYKKPDFLRKFMTQRGKIVPASRSNVSATFQRKLRQEIIRARHLGYLPFVDK